From a region of the Plodia interpunctella isolate USDA-ARS_2022_Savannah chromosome 13, ilPloInte3.2, whole genome shotgun sequence genome:
- the LOC128674878 gene encoding uncharacterized protein LOC128674878: MSFLAEQNVELKKKYDLLEIERKKDKEHITILEGQLEDMRRDRLKSNIEIRNVPKINNEVKEHLINIIIELGKSVNCRLEDRDINDIYRTKSKKEGSTSSPIIVELHSTILKMQFLQACKAYNLKNRDKLRAKHLGLKSQAQENIPVYIAEQLTAKSARLYFLARDLAKSKSYKYCWTSYGRIYVRKADNSPIIIINNETIIQKLLQEI, from the coding sequence ATGTCTTTCCTGGCTGAACAAAATgtagaattaaaaaagaagTACGATCTACTAGAAATTGAACGGAAAAAGGACAAGGAACATATTACTATTTTGGAGGGACAGTTAGAGGACATGAGAAGGGACAGATTAAAAAGCAATATAGAGATAAGAAACGTAcccaaaattaataatgaagttAAGGAACaccttataaatattataatagaattgGGTAAATCAGTTAACTGCCGATTAGAAGACAGAGATATAAACGACATATATAGGACTAAATCGAAGAAGGAAGGAAGTACCAGCTCCCCCATAATAGTTGAACTACACTCCACCATTCTGAAGATGCAGTTCTTGCAGGCTTGCAAGGCTTACAATCTAAAGAATAGGGATAAATTAAGAGCCAAACACCTTGGTTTAAAATCTCAAGCACAGGAAAATATACCTGTCTACATTGCAGAACAGCTGACGGCCAAGAGTGCCCGTCTGTACTTCCTTGCCAGAGATCTTGCCAAATCAAAATCCTACAAATATTGTTGGACCTCCTACGGTAGAATCTATGTTAGGAAAGCTGATAACTCACccatcattataataaacaatgaaACAATCATTCAGAAACTCTTACAAGAAATATGA